The Oncorhynchus nerka isolate Pitt River linkage group LG12, Oner_Uvic_2.0, whole genome shotgun sequence genome includes a region encoding these proteins:
- the LOC115137858 gene encoding equistatin-like, with the protein MAILTTILLVSTAFALGDGMIRPKTPCEIARDTAMKKVRPGVYVPTCDNDGQYKPEQCSGSTGYCWCVNSSGQKIPGTDTPPGTAPIICSTQNGTMRPKSPCEDARDAATHDPVGAYTPTCDAAGRYTPEQCSGSTGYCWCVTSSGQKIPGTDTPPGTAPIICSTKMKGVGSKM; encoded by the exons ATGGCGATATTGACCACCATTCTGCTTGTCAGCACGGCTTTTGCTCTGGGAG ATGGTATGATACGACCCAAGACCCCCTGTGAGATTGCTAGAGATACTGCGATGAAAAAAGTCAGGCCTGGAGTCTACGTCCCCACGTGTGACAATGATGGACAATACAAACCTGAGCAATGTTCAGGCTCTACAG GTTACTGTTGGTGTGTGAACAGTTCTGGACAGAAGATCCCGGGTACTGACACTCCACCAGGCACTGCTCCAATCATATGTTCCACCCAGA ATGGTACGATGCGACCCAAGTCCCCATGTGAGGATGCTAGAGATGCTGCGACACATGACCCAGTTGGAGCCTACACCCCCACGTGTGATGCCGCTGGACGATACACCCCTGAGCAATGTTCGGGCTCTACAG GTTACTGTTGGTGTGTGACCAGTTCTGGACAGAAGATCCCGGGTACTGACACTCCACCAGGCACTGCTCCAATCATATGTTCCACCAAG ATGAAAGGCGTTGGAAGTAAGATGTAG
- the LOC115137859 gene encoding equistatin-like isoform X1 translates to MAILTIILLVSTAFAMGDGAIRPKTPCEDARDAMTHGQVGGYIPTCDAAGRYTPEQCWGSTGYCWCVNSSGQKIPGTETPPGTARINCSTKWK, encoded by the exons ATGGCGATATTGACTATCATTCTGCTTGTCAGCACGGCTTTTGCTATGGGAG ATGGTGCGATACGACCCAAGACCCCATGTGAGGATGCTAGAGATGCCATGACACATGGCCAAGTTGGAGGCTACATCCCCACGTGTGACGCCGCTGGACGATACACCCCTGAGCAATGTTGGGGCTCTACAG GTTACTGTTGGTGTGTGAACAGTTCTGGACAGAAGATCCCGGGTACTGAGACTCCACCAGGCACTGCTAGAATCAACTGTTCCACCAAGTGGAAATAA
- the LOC115137859 gene encoding equistatin-like isoform X2 codes for MAILTIILLVSTAFAMGDGAIRPKTPCEDARDAMTHGQVGGYIPTCDAAGRYTPEQCWGSTGYCWCVTSSGQYIPGTKTPPGIGPNICSTQSK; via the exons ATGGCGATATTGACTATCATTCTGCTTGTCAGCACGGCTTTTGCTATGGGAG ATGGTGCGATACGACCCAAGACCCCATGTGAGGATGCTAGAGATGCCATGACACATGGCCAAGTTGGAGGCTACATCCCCACGTGTGACGCCGCTGGACGATACACCCCTGAGCAATGTTGGGGCTCTACAG GTTACTGTTGGTGTGTGACCAGTTCTGGACAGTATATCCCGGGTACTAAGACTCCACCAGGCATTGGTCCAAACATATGTTCCACCCAGAGTAAGTGA